A single window of Ignavibacteriota bacterium DNA harbors:
- a CDS encoding T9SS type A sorting domain-containing protein, protein MNDLDVGSGQATENRAGKQSRLKYAYGLVYSLLANDVTVKWAFSTSKVKDGADFGVSANQVKVRQGDTLITSAFNYKGSVFIVSVQDTAVAGPILRNSTFDKVTVHQVLTAFTAYIPVVYTLDEIPKALIFDNDATQLPALTALFSEAAIPSSAYDAVSTMPASLDAPCYTIAMLPHDEGITSTQINTLHNYLRDGGNLYAQCAAIYELENGPGSTSTYGHTFTSLTPSNAISRSTTTDGNTYVYPDTGARISFGQLVGSIEQSGISHTPYWRLSSGARYSDGFIDIARTNSNFDVTNLYQKVFAKRFDNSAGFGWVVVCGGHNHSGTTSGGVSGGSYQRIPRIALNAFLTPAGRLSCQPLPVELVAFSASARGNSIDLKWKTQTEANNLGFEVQRRSDGGEWTPVGFVQGQGTINTPQNYSFVDVDAMRFGGTIYYRLRQVDRDGGYSFSSTVEVRADGTVAAANISNMSPNPAFATTTLNFSTTTDGPVSISVFDMMGREHVSVTNNMFLTAGSHNQLIDVAGMTPGNYIVVLKTATTVSTSKLVVGR, encoded by the coding sequence ATGAACGACCTCGATGTCGGTTCCGGTCAGGCGACTGAAAATCGCGCAGGGAAGCAGTCCCGCTTGAAGTATGCGTACGGGCTTGTGTATTCTCTGCTCGCAAATGATGTCACTGTGAAGTGGGCATTCTCGACGTCAAAGGTGAAGGATGGCGCTGATTTCGGAGTGTCGGCCAATCAGGTCAAGGTTCGCCAGGGCGACACACTCATCACATCCGCCTTTAATTACAAGGGCAGCGTCTTTATCGTCTCGGTTCAGGACACCGCTGTCGCCGGTCCCATCCTTCGCAACAGCACATTTGACAAAGTGACAGTTCACCAGGTGCTCACTGCGTTCACCGCCTACATCCCGGTGGTGTATACACTTGATGAAATCCCGAAAGCCCTCATCTTCGACAACGATGCGACGCAGCTTCCGGCACTGACCGCTCTCTTTTCGGAGGCCGCCATCCCCAGTTCCGCGTACGATGCGGTCTCGACCATGCCCGCAAGTCTCGACGCCCCGTGTTACACCATCGCCATGCTCCCGCACGACGAGGGTATCACCTCCACCCAGATCAACACGCTGCATAATTACCTCCGCGATGGCGGAAACCTGTATGCGCAGTGCGCCGCCATCTACGAGCTGGAAAATGGCCCGGGTTCAACGTCGACGTACGGGCATACCTTCACGTCGCTCACTCCGTCAAACGCCATTTCACGTTCCACAACAACCGACGGTAACACCTACGTCTATCCCGACACCGGAGCGCGTATTTCCTTCGGCCAGCTTGTGGGAAGCATCGAGCAGTCGGGCATCTCCCACACCCCGTACTGGCGCCTGTCCTCCGGCGCTCGTTACAGCGACGGTTTCATCGACATCGCTCGCACGAACAGCAATTTTGATGTGACGAACCTGTACCAGAAGGTTTTTGCAAAACGCTTCGACAACAGCGCCGGCTTCGGATGGGTGGTCGTCTGTGGTGGTCATAATCACAGTGGTACGACTTCGGGTGGTGTGAGCGGCGGCAGTTATCAGCGTATACCGCGAATTGCCCTGAATGCGTTCCTGACTCCTGCAGGCCGCCTGAGCTGTCAGCCCCTGCCTGTGGAACTCGTGGCGTTTTCCGCCTCCGCCCGTGGCAATTCGATCGATCTGAAATGGAAGACGCAGACTGAAGCAAACAACCTCGGCTTCGAAGTCCAGCGCCGCAGCGATGGCGGAGAGTGGACCCCTGTTGGTTTCGTCCAGGGTCAGGGCACGATCAACACGCCGCAGAACTACTCGTTTGTGGATGTGGACGCGATGCGTTTCGGCGGCACGATCTATTACCGCCTGCGGCAGGTTGACCGAGATGGCGGCTACAGCTTCTCGTCGACTGTTGAAGTGCGCGCGGATGGTACGGTTGCCGCGGCTAATATTTCGAACATGTCCCCGAACCCCGCGTTCGCCACAACAACACTGAACTTCTCAACAACGACCGATGGCCCGGTGAGCATCTCCGTCTTCGATATGATGGGTCGCGAGCACGTGTCTGTTACAAATAACATGTTCCTGACCGCCGGTTCGCATAACCAGCTCATCGATGTTGCGGGCATGACGCCTGGTAATTACATCGTTGTCCTGAAGACTGCCACCACGGTGAGCACATCGAAACTCGTCGTGGGGCGCTGA